A window from Macaca thibetana thibetana isolate TM-01 chromosome 7, ASM2454274v1, whole genome shotgun sequence encodes these proteins:
- the LOC126958866 gene encoding ubiquitin-conjugating enzyme E2 Q2-like isoform X1 codes for MKEEPISGKKLEDEGIEKGNLAILEKIRKTERQDHLNVVDPDSALHSDLQILKEKDGVGDILPNLPFKVCIGWRSIMYGTSHKTGLKQCLLNRTGHRAKKCHLTQRQSQSAAWSKEGTFIKNFKETRRDALYL; via the exons ATGAAAGAAGAGCCTATTAGTGGGAAAAAGTTGGAGGATGAAGgaattgaaaaaggaaatttggCAATATTAGAGAAAATTAGGAAGACTGAAAGGCAAGACCATTTGAATGT GGTTGACCCTGATAGTGCTTTGCACAGTGATCTTcagatcttaaaagaaaaagacggCGTGGGAGATATTTTGCCGAACTTACCTTTTAAG gtaTGTATTGGGTGGAGGAGCATTATGTATGGAACTTCTCACAAAACAg GGCTGAAGCAGTGCCTACTCAATAGAACCGGTCATCGTGCAAAGAAATGCCACCTGACTCAAAGGCAAAGCCAGAGTGCAGCTTGGAGCAAAGAAGGtacttttattaagaattttaaagaaaccaGAAGAGATGCTTTATATTT